The following proteins are encoded in a genomic region of Nicotiana sylvestris chromosome 4, ASM39365v2, whole genome shotgun sequence:
- the LOC138890073 gene encoding uncharacterized protein: MLVYGTEVVIPTEVEIPSLRIIQEARLSDAEWIKSRYEQFALIHGKRMNVVCHGKLYQNIMSKAFNKRVKPRQFAPGQLVLKKIFPHQDKAKGKFSPNWKGPYIVHRVMTRRAVILAEMDGEIWPKPINSNTVKRYYA, translated from the coding sequence atgctagtttatggtaccgaagttgtcatcccaaccgaggtagagattccttctttaaggattatACAGGAAGCCAGACTCAGCGATGCGGAATGGATAAaaagtcgctatgaacaatttgCCCTTATccatggaaaaagaatgaatgtagtATGTCATGGTAAGCTTTATCAGAATATaatgtccaaagctttcaacaaaagggtcaaaccaaggcaatttgcgcCAGGACAGCTggtactgaagaagatcttcccacatcaagataaagccaaagggaaattctctcccaactggaaaggtccTTACATAGTCCATAGGGTGATGACAAGAAGAGCagtcatactcgcagaaatggacggcgaaatttggccaaaaccaatcaattcgaacacagtcaagagatactatgcttag
- the LOC138890074 gene encoding uncharacterized protein has protein sequence MYFPDEEVSFIGEDITEAHDDWRMFFDGAANFKGVGIGEVLVLEIGQHYPVSVKLIFPCTNNMAEYEASILRLNMAIDMNIQEQLVISDSYLLMYQELRKRFTQIEFRHIPRIQNEFTDALATLPSMIHHPDKNYIDPIPVRIHNQLAYYSHVEEETDGKLLFHDIKEYLAKGKYPEHANHTQK, from the exons atgtattttcctgatgaagaagtgtcgttcATAGGggaggacattaccgaagcacATGAcgattggaggatgttctttgacggagctgcaaacttcaaaggagtgggcattggagaagttttggtattagaaataggtcagcattatccggtatctgttAAGCTCAtatttccatgcaccaacaacatggcagaatatgaagcaaGCATACTAAGACTCaatatggcaatcgacatgaatattcaggagcagTTGGTAATCAGTGATTCATATTTGCTCATgtaccag gaattaagaaagaggttcacgcAGATAGAGTTCCGACATATTCCCAGAATTCAGAACGAGTtcaccgatgcattggccactttgccATCCAtgatacatcatccagataagaattacattgatcctatcccagtgagaattcataatcagctGGCATATTAttcccatgttgaagaagaaacagatggaaaactTTTGTTCCATGACATTAAGGAGTATTTGGCAAAAGGGAAATATCCAGAGCATGCGAACCACACTCAGAAATGA
- the LOC138890075 gene encoding uncharacterized protein, translating to MAKGNEIKPKQAESRFLVRVLKRSRSQNGGLQIVTSEKEKQAYMKNRQEPPKPPSQKWTVNVISGGEEINGVTYTATKKVAKITVSRRKRVRQVLEEDSITFYDLDADSVLTPHNDALVISLLVHDTNVKRVLIDPGSFMNIILLRVVIEMQADDKLIPKAHTLSGFDNSSIVEKGEIILTTFT from the exons atggccaaaggaaatgagatcaaacccAAGCAGGCAGAATCCCGATTTTTGGTGCGAGTTTTAAAACGATCACGGTCACAAAACGGCGGATTGCAGATTGTTACAAG TGAAAAGGAAAAGcaagcatatatgaagaatagacAGGAACCGCCAAAACCTCCTTCACAAAAATGGACGGTTAATGTCATAAGTGGAGGGGAAGAGATCAATGGCGTGACATACACGGCAACAAAGAAAGTGGCAAAAATTACAGTTTCTCGCAGGAAGCGAGTTCGACAGGTTTTGGAAGAAGATAGTATTACATTTTATGATCTAGATGCAGATAGCGTGCTAACCCCGCAtaatgatgcactagtaatatctttacttgtacatgacactaatgtaaaacgagttttgattgacccGGGTAGTTTCATGAATATCATTCTGTTAAGAGTGGTAATCGAGATGCAAGCCGATGATAAGCTGATACCCAAGGCACACACCTTGTCTGGTTTTGACAACTCAAGCATCGTAGAAAAAGGGGAGATAATACTCACCACATTCACATAA
- the LOC138890076 gene encoding uncharacterized protein → MTCIPPEVVNHKLNEYPLYPPVKQKKRKQGSFKDQVIEDEVQKLLKVGSIREVKYPDWLANTVVVPTKNGHNQIKMDALDEEKTSFITDRGTYCYKVMTLGLKNAGDYIQHLTDTFQILRKFNMKLNPEKCAFGVSSDFSQGIQLEAEKELQVFNGSNPGTWTLFTDGSSNLKGAGLGIVLVPPAGETIRQAIKCHPITNNEAKYKAVIEGLELARELGIEQVIIKSDSQLVVNQMQGTYTAREIPREENAKADALANLASAAEVTNEENAFVIHLFHSMLDQDKNEVHKLQNSSKVGQIKRITSTPYHPVVNGQAESTNKVIINNLKKRLEESKGNWPEVLPGVLWAYRTTTKTSMGDTPFSHVYGAEALIPVKIGEPSTRYTQATEESNEEEMRVNLDLLEERRETALIRMAAQKQVIEWYYNRIARLKYFKIGDYVLKKFFQSTRVANTGKLSPNWEGPYKIHGIIGKGAYELETLDGKILPSNWNVVHLKKYYF, encoded by the exons ATGACATGTATACCACCAGAGGTAGTGAACCACAAATTAAATGAATATCCATTATAcccacctgtcaaacaaaagaaaaggaagcaaggcTCCTTCAAGGATCAGGTGATTGAAGATGAGGTGCAAAAGCTTTTAAAAGTCGGGtccatccgcgaggtaaagtatccagaTTGGTTGGCTAATACTGTAGTAGTACCCACAAAGAATG GacataatcagattaaaatggatgcTCTAGATGAAGAGAAAACTTCCtttatcacagacagggggacttactgttacaaaGTTATGACGCTCGGCTTAAAGAACGCTG GGGATTATATTCAACACTTGACTGACACGTTTCAAATTCTTCGCAAATTTAACATGAAGttaaatcctgagaaatgtgcatttggcgtatCATCAG attttagccaagggatacAATTGGAAGCAGAAAAAGAACTGCAGGTATTTAACGGGTCTAATCCAGGtacttggaccttatttactgacGGTTCATCAAATTTAAAAGGAGCAGGTCTAGGCATTGTCCtggtaccacctgcgggtgaaaccatacgacaagccataaaatgtcatCCAATCACTAATAATGAGGCAAAATATAAAGCTGTGATTgaaggtttagaattggcacgagagcttGGAATAGAGCAGGTcataatcaaaagcgattcgcagcttgtagttaaccaaatgcaggggacttatacagctagagag ATACCAAGGGAAGAGAATGCCAAGGCAGACGCtctagctaatcttgcatccgCTGCAGAAGTAACAAATGAAGAAAACGCTTTCGTgatacatttgtttcattcaatGCTCGATCaagacaaaaatgag GTTCACAAATTACAGAATTCTTCCAAAGTTGgccaaattaaaaggattacctcgacaccttatcatccggtggtcaatggacaagctgaatcaacaaataaagttattatcaataacttgaagaAAAGACTAGAAGAATCAAAGGGCAATTGGCCAGAGGTACTACCTGGAGtcttgtgggcttaccgaacaacaacaaaaacaagcaTGGGAGATACACCATTTTCACATGTATACGGagctgaagccttaattccagtcaAAATAGGGGAGCCAAGTACGAGATATACTCAAGCTACTGAAGAGTCAAACGAAGAAGAGATGCGGGTAaacctagatttacttgaagaaaggagggaaactgcattaataaggatggcagcGCAAAAACAAGTTATTGAGTGGTATTACAATCGGATAGCTCGTCTCaaatacttcaagattggggactacgTACTCAAGAAATTTTTCCAATCCACGAGGGTAGCCAATACAGGAAAGTTAAGTCCAAATTGGGAAGGGCCTTATAAGATTCATGGTATCATAGGAAAAGGTGCATACGAGCTTGAAACATTGGATGGAAAGATTCTACCTTcaaattggaatgttgttcatctgaAGAAGTACTATTTCTAA